One Trichormus variabilis 0441 genomic window, ATAGACGACTTGGGCAACAGCCTCATTGCCATCTATGGTTGCAAAGGTTCTGTTTTTCATCTTCCTGGCCTATGAGAGTTGCTGCACTCAATCATCAAACTATTAGTTGGACTGAGATTTAGCCCGTAGCTTCTATCTTGAAATTAAGCCCAAAAGTTGAGGAACTTGTGAAGAAATGCCAGAGACATTCCCATAGTTTTGTCCACTACACACTATAAAGCAGTGCTAATCCGCAATTAAATATACTAAGTAAAAATTCTCGCCCTCTAATTCCAAAATCAGATAGGCTCCTCACAACTTCCTCAAATTTTTTTGATAAATTGTCGGTGTAAACAAGCCAATGTTTGTGTAACAACTAATCAGGGAAGTTGGGCATTCCGCCATCATACAACTATAATCTGGCATTTTTAAATCAAACTTTATCTGCAACTAAAATATTTTTAATTCCGCCAAAACTTTATACAATTACCAAATTTGTTAAATATTAGAAAGTCTCTAAAAACTTGAATTAATACTTTTTTATCCAGAGTTCTTCTTCATCAATATTTGTCACATGAGTAATCTTAAACATCAAGAAAAAGGTTATGTATTGCAAAATTTACAGATAACTCACGAATCGAGGAGGTGATGATAATGGATACTGTTAGAAAGATTAATAACGAGTTAGCGATCGCCGGACAAATTACACCTGATCAGTTCCAAAAAATCACTGAAGATGGTTACAAATCAGTGCTGAATTTGCGATCGCCTGATGAAAGAGGATTGCTCGATAATGAACAAGAGAAGCTTGAGTTTTTAGGACTACGCTATATTAATTTCCCCATGAAATTTGAAGAGATTAATAATCGAACCACACTACAAATCTTACAAACAATTAATGAATTGCCAAAACCTCTCTTAATTCACTGTGATAATTCTATTCGTTCCTCAGTTTTAGCACTTTTATATGTCGCTACCAAACAAGGTATCACATTTGAAAAAGCTCTAGAATTAAGCAGTAATTTAGGTTTGATATAGCAGTTATTTATCGGAAAAGCGAATTGCTTTTATTTTGAATTGATTTATGCGTAAGTCCTAAAATATATGTGAGGCAAATCCGATCGCTCCTCCTGCTAGCACTAACCAGGCAGAATTGATTTTAAATCGGAATACAGCGATCGCACTCATAATTGCCAAAATAATGGTTAACCAATCCACTAGTGCGGTTTGTCCCAAGGTGTAAGTTACACCTACCATTAATCCCAGGGAGGCTGCATTCACGCCATCGAGAAACCCACTAGCCCAGGGAGATTGACGCAACTTAGTCACCCAAGGGTTAACTACCCACACCAGTAGGAAAGCTGGTAAGAATATACCGATAGTACCAGCGATCGCTCCCGCATTTCCTGCCAACAAGTATCCAATAAATGTGGCAGTAGTAAACACAGGCCCCGGTGTAAACTGTCCAATAGCTACCGCATCTAGAAGCTGCTGTGATGTCAGCCATTGGTTGCGTTCAACTAAATCCCGTTGCAGAAACGCCAGCAACACATAACCACTACCGTAGAGAATACAGCCAATCTTCAGAAAGAAGAGAAACACACTCAGCCAAGTAACTGAGGTGACTGCTGCTGTTGTTGTCCCAACTTGAGCGAGAATACCTGAGAATGGCAGTAAAAATGCTCCGGTGATACGCCCCCGATTGTGCCAATTCTTCAGCACCATAACGGCGACACCTAGCAAAATTAGCAGCAAAATTTCATTCAATCCGGCAAAGTAGGCGGCTACGGCTATCACTCCAGCAATTCTCGTAGGTAAGTCTTTAGCTGCCTTTTTACCCAGATTCCACACAGCTTGCAGCACGATCGCCACAATTACAGGTTTAATCCCATATAGTAGCCATCCCACCTGTGGCACAGTTTGATAACGGTCATAAATGG contains:
- a CDS encoding chromate transporter; protein product: MTQEAVSYDELTPKQQQQRLRELAVVFLRLGAIAFGGPAAHIAMMDNEVVNRRRWMSREKLLDLLGITNLIPGPNSTELAIHIGYEQGGWRGLLVAGSCFILPAMLIVWILAAIYDRYQTVPQVGWLLYGIKPVIVAIVLQAVWNLGKKAAKDLPTRIAGVIAVAAYFAGLNEILLLILLGVAVMVLKNWHNRGRITGAFLLPFSGILAQVGTTTAAVTSVTWLSVFLFFLKIGCILYGSGYVLLAFLQRDLVERNQWLTSQQLLDAVAIGQFTPGPVFTTATFIGYLLAGNAGAIAGTIGIFLPAFLLVWVVNPWVTKLRQSPWASGFLDGVNAASLGLMVGVTYTLGQTALVDWLTIILAIMSAIAVFRFKINSAWLVLAGGAIGFASHIF
- a CDS encoding beta-lactamase hydrolase domain-containing protein, whose protein sequence is MDTVRKINNELAIAGQITPDQFQKITEDGYKSVLNLRSPDERGLLDNEQEKLEFLGLRYINFPMKFEEINNRTTLQILQTINELPKPLLIHCDNSIRSSVLALLYVATKQGITFEKALELSSNLGLI